GGAGCCGACACCGAGCGCGGTGCCGTAGGTGAGGCCGTGGTAGCTCTCGTCCGGCTGGTTGAAGCCGGGGAAGCGGTCGGGGTTGGCGGCGTAGTCGAACTTGCCCGAGTCGACGATCACGCCGGCGATCGCCGTACCGTGACCGCCCAGGTACTTGGTGGCCGAGTGCACGACGACGTCGGCACCGTGCTCCAGCGGGCGCAGCACGTACGGCGTGGCGACGGTGTTGTCGACGATCAGCGGGACGCCGAACTCGTGCGCGACGCCGGCGATGCCCTCGATGTCGAAGATCTCGCTCTTCGGGTTCGCGATCGTCTCGCCGAAGAACGCCTTGGTGTTCGGCTTGATCGCGGCCTTCCAGGACTCCAGGTCGCTCGGGTCCTCGACGAAGCTCACCTCGATCCCGAGCTTCGGGAAGGTGTAGTGGAAGAGGTTGTACGTGCCGCCGTACAGGCTCGGGCTGCTGACCACGTGGTCGCCGGCCTCGGCGATGTTCAGCAGCGCGAGCGAGGTCGCGGCCTGGCCGGACGAGACCAGCAGCGCGGCCGTTCCGCCTTCCAGGCTGGCGATCCGCTGCTCGACGGCGTCCTGGGTCGGGTTCTGGATCCGGGTGTAGATGTTCCCGAACTCCTGCAGGCCGAACAGGCTGGCGGCGTGGTCGGTGCTGTCGAAGGTGTACGACGTCGTCTGGTAGATCGGCAGCGCCCGCGCCTTGGTGACCGCGTCGGAGGTCTGACCGGCGTGAATCTGCCGCGTCTCGAAGGACCAGCTCGGGGTAGTAGTCATATAAAGAAGATAGAGTTACTAGACTTTCACGACGGGTGATCGTCACATGCTGAACACTGGGACCGATGGAGCCCTTGGAGACCACCACGCCGGACGACCGGTCGATCCTCGTCCGGACGTCGCTCGCCGCGCCGCGAACGGCGGTGTGGCAGGCCTGGACGACGCCCGATCTGATCCGCCGCTGGTGGAGTGGCGGCTTCGGCGAGCAGACCGTCGCCGACGTCGATCTCCGGCCGGGCGGCGCGTGGCGCTACGTGCTTCGGATGCCGGACGGTGGTGGTGAACTCGGCTTCCACGGCGAGTACGTCGAGGTGGTGCCGGGGGAGCGGCTGGTCTGGAGCGAGGTGTACGAGGGGGCGCCCGAGGAGGAGGGCACGGTCGTCACCGCCGAGTTCGCGGACGCGGCTGAGGGGACGGCGTTGAGTGTCCTCATCCGCTCGCAGGACAAGGCGAACCGGGATGCCGTCCTCGCCTCTGGTTTCGAGGCCGGGTTGGAGAGCGGGTACGCCGTACTGGAGCAGCTCGCTCGCGAAAGCTAGCTCCGGCCGGCGTACGCGCTAGTCCTTCGCGGCGAGGCTGAGGGCGGCGGGGCCGAGGAGTACTCCGCCTTCGACTGGGAGGGTGAGGCCGGTGATCCAGGCGGCGTCGTCGGAGGCGAGGAAGGCGACGGCGGCGGCGATGTCTTCGGGCTCGCCGGCCCGGCCCAGCGGGTACAGCTTGGCCAGCCGTTCCAGGGTGCCGGGCTGGCTGTCCCAGTTGGGGGTGCGAATGGTGCCGGGGGCAACGACATTGAAGCGGACGCCGCTGGGTCCGAAGCGGGCGGCGAAGTTCTGGGTCATCGCGGCCTGACCGGCCTTCGCTGCCGAGTACTCGATGTTGCCGAACGCGGCGAGGCCGTTGACCGAGCTGATCGTCACCACGTTGCCGCGCGACTCGAGCAGGTGCGGGAGCGCGGACTGGATGCACTGCGCGGCGCTGACCAGGGTGAGGTCGAGCTGGCGGTGCCACTCGTCGGCCGGGGTGTCCTCCGGCTTCGTGCTCACGATGCAGCCGCCGGCGTTGTTCACCAGTACGTCGAGCCGCCCGAACCGCTCGACCGCCGCCGCGACGGCCGCGTCGATCTCCCCGCGGCTGGTGACGTCGACCTTCACCGCGAGGGCCTTGTCGCTGCCGAGCTCGCCGACCAGTTCGTCGAGCTTGTCCTGCTGCAGATCGGTGGCGACGACCACGCCGCCCTCGGCCGCGATCCGCCGCGCCACCGCGGCGCCGATCCCCTGCGCCGCCGCCGTGACCAGCGCGACCTTGCCCTCGAACCGCTGCACCATCAGTCCTCCACCACTCGGTCGACCTTCTCGTCCGCGAGCCGTCGTTCCAGCTTGGCCGGATCGAGGTTGCGGCACAGCACGATCGAACCACCTCCGGAGATCACGCCGACCAGCAGACCGAGCCCGGCCGGGTCGACCAGGTCGCGGGTGACCAGGATCCGCTCCGCGATCGGTGCCGCGGCCGCGATCACCCCCGCGTGCGTGCGTCCGTCGTACGCCGGGCTGTCGGCCGTCGGCGGGTTGAACGGGACGAACAGGTCGGGGTGGTTGTAGACCTCGGCGCCGTAGTCGTGCACGCCGTCGGGCACCGGGTCGCGGAAGCGCCCGCCGAGCGGGAGCAGCGCGGACGCGATCGACTCGCGGTTGCCGCGGACCCGGAAGTCCGGGCCGGTGATCGCCAGGTCGCCCTCGCCGGTGGTCACCGACGCACCGGCCGACCAGGTCGCCAGCGCCCAGACGACCCCTAGCCAGTGCGGCGGCAGCCCGATCGCGACGGTCTCCTCCGGCTCCAGCTCGTACTCGTCGACGAGCAGGTTGGCGGTCTTGGCGACCCAGTTCGCGGTGGTCACCGCGCTGAGCTCGATCCGCTCTCCGGTGACGTCGTCGTAGTGGGTGAGGAACGGACTGGCGCCGTCGCGGCGTACGGCAGCGGCGAAGAGTTCGGGCAGGGTTCCGGCCATGCCCGAAGCCTACGTTTCGCATTCGGGGCTAATGTGGTCGGGGAGAAAGAAGGCATCGATGGAGACACTGCTGGCGCTGCCCGAAGGCGGCGAGTGGATCGTGCTGCTGGTCGTCGTGGTCCTGCTCTTCGGCGCCAACCGCCTGCCCGAGCTGACCCGCAACACCGCCCGCGCACTGGTCGAGCTGAAGAAGATCACCCGCGAGGCGAAGCTGGACCCGAGCCCGGTCGAGCCGACGGCCGAGGAACGCGCCAGACCCGCGGTGTCAGACGTGGAAGAGGTACGACCGGGGGCGCGGGTGGAAGGCGAGCAGCCGCAGCAGAAACCGGTCAGCGACGGATAGCCGCGCCGCGCTACCCGCCGAGGAACGCGCCGAGGTTCCGCGCAGCCGCCCGCCGAGCGGCCGGCTCCCACGGCCCCGGCGGCTGTCGTGGGACGAGTGGCCGACCCCATCAACCGCCCACGGATGCCTCGCGGGCTGGGATTCTGAGCGTGACCACCGGCGGTCGAGGTTGCTTGATCAGTGCTGGGCGGTGCACGCCGGCGTCCTGTGGGAGTGGTGGACGCCCACCACTCAGTAAGTGGTGGCTCGGGTGGGTAGTCGGGCGGGGGTGAGCCCGTGCGGGCCTCGGGTGGGGAGGTTGGTGAGTGGTGCAGGTTCGTGCCGGCGGCTGAGATGGTCCACCGGCGGAGCGGCACGTCCTGCGGAACGCTCAGACGCTGAACAGGTTCATCCGGTACGACGCCGCCCGCGGATGGAACGCCAGCAGGCGGAGGAGCAGCCGGTAGGCCGGCGGGAGCCGGGCGGCCACCGACGGCTGCGGTCGGGCGAGTGGACGCGAATCGACCAGCCGCAGACCCCACGGCTCCAGCTCGATCGCGTCGTCGCAGGCCCAGGCGAACTCGGCCCGGGTGTGCTTCAGTGCGTCGTGCTGCGCCTGGCTGTCGACCATCGCGTCGCCCGCGGTGTCGAAGGCCAACCGGCTGCCCGGGAAATGGTCGTGGACGAGCGCGACGGCG
The Kribbella italica DNA segment above includes these coding regions:
- a CDS encoding SRPBCC domain-containing protein, which produces MEPLETTTPDDRSILVRTSLAAPRTAVWQAWTTPDLIRRWWSGGFGEQTVADVDLRPGGAWRYVLRMPDGGGELGFHGEYVEVVPGERLVWSEVYEGAPEEEGTVVTAEFADAAEGTALSVLIRSQDKANRDAVLASGFEAGLESGYAVLEQLARES
- a CDS encoding SDR family NAD(P)-dependent oxidoreductase gives rise to the protein MVQRFEGKVALVTAAAQGIGAAVARRIAAEGGVVVATDLQQDKLDELVGELGSDKALAVKVDVTSRGEIDAAVAAAVERFGRLDVLVNNAGGCIVSTKPEDTPADEWHRQLDLTLVSAAQCIQSALPHLLESRGNVVTISSVNGLAAFGNIEYSAAKAGQAAMTQNFAARFGPSGVRFNVVAPGTIRTPNWDSQPGTLERLAKLYPLGRAGEPEDIAAAVAFLASDDAAWITGLTLPVEGGVLLGPAALSLAAKD
- a CDS encoding TIGR03089 family protein, which codes for MAGTLPELFAAAVRRDGASPFLTHYDDVTGERIELSAVTTANWVAKTANLLVDEYELEPEETVAIGLPPHWLGVVWALATWSAGASVTTGEGDLAITGPDFRVRGNRESIASALLPLGGRFRDPVPDGVHDYGAEVYNHPDLFVPFNPPTADSPAYDGRTHAGVIAAAAPIAERILVTRDLVDPAGLGLLVGVISGGGSIVLCRNLDPAKLERRLADEKVDRVVED
- a CDS encoding twin-arginine translocase TatA/TatE family subunit, which encodes METLLALPEGGEWIVLLVVVVLLFGANRLPELTRNTARALVELKKITREAKLDPSPVEPTAEERARPAVSDVEEVRPGARVEGEQPQQKPVSDG
- a CDS encoding bifunctional o-acetylhomoserine/o-acetylserine sulfhydrylase, producing MTTTPSWSFETRQIHAGQTSDAVTKARALPIYQTTSYTFDSTDHAASLFGLQEFGNIYTRIQNPTQDAVEQRIASLEGGTAALLVSSGQAATSLALLNIAEAGDHVVSSPSLYGGTYNLFHYTFPKLGIEVSFVEDPSDLESWKAAIKPNTKAFFGETIANPKSEIFDIEGIAGVAHEFGVPLIVDNTVATPYVLRPLEHGADVVVHSATKYLGGHGTAIAGVIVDSGKFDYAANPDRFPGFNQPDESYHGLTYGTALGVGSDLGNLAYILKARVQWLRDLGTAVSPFNAFLIAQGLETLSLRIERHLDNALKVAQWLEARDEVDSVAYASLPSSKYYELAQKYTPRGAGAVVAFEIKGGVDAGKRFVNALQLHSHVANIGDVRSLVIHPASTTHSQLSGDDQLASGVTPGLVRLAVGLEHIDDILADLEVGFAAAKSA